One stretch of Planococcus sp. PAMC 21323 DNA includes these proteins:
- the trpS gene encoding tryptophan--tRNA ligase translates to MKKKIFSGVQPTGTVTLGNYIGAFKQFTELQDEYDCIFCIVDQHAITMPQDRLELRKNIKALAALYLAVGIDPEKVTLFIQSEVPAHAQAGWMLQCVSTIGELERMTQYKDKSAKNTSVLAGLLTYPPLMAGDILLYQTDIVPVGDDQKQHIELTRDLAERFNRKYNDIFTIPDIRIPKNGARIMSLQDPTKKMSKSDPNKKAIITLLDDLKTIEKKIKSAVTDSEGIVSYDPINKPGVANLLTIEAALTGESIDNLVSKYEGSGYGDFKSSVAKAVTEHLAPIQERYKALLDSDELDAILDAGAEKANFLANKTLKKMENAMGLGRKRK, encoded by the coding sequence ATGAAGAAGAAAATTTTTTCAGGCGTTCAGCCTACCGGTACGGTCACACTCGGAAATTACATAGGTGCGTTTAAACAATTTACTGAGTTGCAAGATGAATATGATTGCATCTTTTGTATTGTTGATCAACACGCTATCACTATGCCTCAAGATCGATTAGAACTACGTAAAAATATTAAGGCATTGGCTGCGCTTTATCTTGCAGTTGGAATCGATCCAGAAAAAGTAACTTTGTTTATTCAATCAGAAGTTCCAGCGCACGCACAAGCTGGCTGGATGTTGCAATGCGTCTCGACCATCGGAGAACTTGAACGCATGACACAATACAAAGATAAGTCGGCAAAAAACACTTCTGTTTTAGCAGGATTATTAACCTATCCACCTCTAATGGCTGGTGATATTCTATTGTATCAAACTGATATTGTGCCAGTTGGCGATGACCAAAAACAACATATCGAACTGACACGCGATTTAGCGGAGCGCTTTAACCGCAAATACAATGACATCTTTACGATCCCTGACATTCGCATTCCAAAAAACGGGGCGCGTATTATGTCCTTGCAAGACCCTACAAAAAAAATGAGTAAATCCGATCCAAACAAAAAAGCCATCATTACTTTGCTTGATGACTTAAAAACTATTGAAAAGAAAATCAAGAGTGCTGTAACAGATTCAGAAGGAATTGTTAGTTACGATCCGATCAATAAACCTGGAGTAGCTAATTTATTGACTATTGAAGCTGCCTTAACTGGTGAAAGTATTGATAACTTAGTTTCAAAATACGAAGGTTCTGGTTACGGTGACTTTAAATCCTCTGTAGCAAAAGCTGTAACAGAGCATTTAGCGCCGATTCAAGAACGCTACAAAGCCCTATTAGATTCCGATGAATTAGATGCAATTTTAGACGCTGGAGCAGAAAAAGCAAATTTCCTTGCAAATAAAACCTTAAAGAAAATGGAAAATGCAATGGGCCTTGGTCGAAAAAGAAAGTAA
- the opp4A gene encoding oligopeptide ABC transporter substrate-binding protein, translating to MKKSNKPKLLVMSLALLLAACSGDDEATKDSGSKKDADGKQEAKDDGLYSIDDFSNVKTNEGEAIDGGKITFGLVSDTVFEGTLNWNFYSGAPDAEILNWFDEGLLTWDENYVYTNDGAATYEVSEDGRTFTFKIGDNVNWHDGKPVTAEDWLFAHEVIGNKDYDGPRYNSDFTNIEGMEEYNSGKADTISGIEVVDEKTLKITYIESTPSLLTGSIWSYPLAKHIFGDMAVADISSSPEVRENPIGFGPFKVDSIVPGESVTLTKNEDYWRGEPKLDGVTIKVISSSTVVQELETGGVDLISDFPVDQFPDNAEMSNVEFLGAIDRAYTYVGFKLGTWDAEENRVKPNPDAKMGDVELRKAMWHAVDNTAVGERFYNGLRWNATTLIPPSHPEFHDDTNEGRAYDPEVAKTLLDDAGYEDTDGDGFREDPEGNPLEINFISMTGGDTAEPLAQYYVQSWETVGLKVNLEMLEFNTFYDRVGNGGEDNPDVDVYQAAWGVGIDVDPSGLYGAEALYNFPRWDNEENERLLKEGRSAEAFDLAFRQDVYNEWQQLMVDEVPVFPTLYRAILSPVNDRVLNYAIGDGTEMYLSDLAVSSEKPVTAE from the coding sequence ATGAAGAAAAGTAATAAGCCTAAATTATTGGTTATGTCATTAGCATTGTTATTAGCAGCATGTAGTGGAGATGATGAGGCAACAAAAGATAGCGGTAGCAAAAAAGACGCTGATGGCAAACAGGAAGCAAAAGATGATGGGCTGTATTCGATCGATGATTTTAGCAATGTAAAAACAAACGAAGGCGAAGCTATCGATGGTGGTAAGATCACATTTGGTTTAGTATCGGATACAGTATTTGAAGGAACACTAAACTGGAACTTTTACTCTGGTGCACCCGATGCAGAAATTTTAAACTGGTTTGATGAAGGTTTGTTAACTTGGGATGAAAACTATGTGTACACAAATGATGGAGCTGCAACATATGAAGTTTCTGAAGATGGACGCACATTTACATTTAAAATTGGCGACAATGTAAACTGGCATGACGGTAAACCTGTTACTGCAGAAGATTGGTTATTTGCTCATGAAGTAATCGGCAATAAAGATTATGACGGCCCTCGCTACAACTCAGATTTCACTAATATCGAAGGAATGGAAGAGTATAATAGCGGGAAAGCGGATACGATTTCAGGTATTGAAGTAGTTGATGAGAAGACATTGAAAATTACGTATATCGAATCAACTCCTTCTCTATTAACAGGAAGCATTTGGTCATACCCATTAGCTAAGCATATTTTTGGAGACATGGCCGTAGCAGATATTTCTTCATCTCCAGAAGTACGGGAAAATCCAATCGGTTTTGGACCATTTAAAGTAGATAGCATTGTTCCAGGAGAATCTGTAACACTTACAAAGAACGAAGATTACTGGCGCGGTGAACCAAAACTTGATGGTGTTACAATCAAAGTCATCAGCAGCTCAACAGTTGTTCAAGAACTGGAAACGGGTGGAGTAGACTTGATCAGTGATTTCCCAGTAGATCAATTCCCAGATAACGCGGAAATGTCCAATGTAGAATTTTTAGGAGCAATAGATCGTGCTTATACGTACGTTGGATTTAAACTAGGAACATGGGATGCAGAGGAAAATCGGGTAAAACCTAATCCAGATGCGAAAATGGGAGATGTAGAACTTCGTAAAGCAATGTGGCATGCGGTTGACAATACAGCTGTTGGCGAACGCTTCTATAATGGATTGCGTTGGAATGCAACAACATTAATTCCACCGTCGCATCCTGAATTCCATGATGATACAAACGAAGGAAGAGCATACGATCCAGAAGTAGCAAAAACACTTCTAGATGATGCAGGTTATGAAGATACAGATGGTGATGGTTTCCGCGAAGATCCAGAAGGCAATCCATTAGAAATCAACTTTATTTCAATGACTGGTGGGGATACGGCTGAACCTTTAGCTCAGTATTATGTTCAGTCTTGGGAAACAGTTGGCTTAAAAGTGAATTTAGAAATGCTCGAATTTAACACTTTCTACGACCGTGTTGGTAACGGCGGAGAAGACAACCCAGACGTTGATGTTTATCAAGCAGCTTGGGGTGTTGGAATTGATGTAGATCCTTCAGGACTTTACGGAGCAGAAGCTTTATACAACTTCCCGCGTTGGGATAACGAAGAAAACGAACGTCTTCTAAAAGAAGGACGTTCAGCAGAAGCGTTTGATTTAGCGTTCCGTCAAGACGTTTACAATGAGTGGCAGCAATTAATGGTAGATGAAGTACCGGTATTCCCAACTTTATACCGTGCAATACTAAGTCCAGTCAATGACCGTGTATTAAACTACGCAATTGGCGATGGTACTGAAATGTACTTGTCTGATTTAGCTGTAAGCAGTGAAAAACCTGTTACTGCAGAATAA